TGCAGAATGAGAGCCTGGCCAGCGATCCGCTTTATATCAGGATAGCAGGTGGGAAAACGAAATTCTACTTCGACCCCCAACCATAAAATAACCGGAGGGGCGGCTGCTGGCCGCCCCTCCGGAGAAATACAAAAAAGACCGGCTGCCTGGGGCAGCCGGTCTTTTTTGTTATTTATATACTTCCATTACCGCTCTTCCCACACAACCACTCGGCATCTGGATCTTTAACATTGCCGCCACTGTAGCCGCAATATCCGTCATACTCGTCTTCTCATTTGTATATCCATGTTTCACATGCCAACCCATAAACACCATTGGAATATGCGTGTCATAAGGAGACCATGTACCATGCGTTGTACCCTTCATATTACCTGCTTCATACCATCCCAGGTCTGGAATCATAATCACCGCACCATCACGCTTAGGATAATATCCATTGATCGCCATTTGCCTGATCGGCTCAGGCAATGCACTATTTCCGATATTTTCCAGATCCGCCGCAAACTGAATACCTGGCACAGTCTGCAGGTAGTACACTGTTTCCCGCTTCACGGCATCATAATCCAGCTTCGCAGCCTTAATTTTCTTCATATCGAAATCCACATGGTAGTTATTAGTACCCCTGATCAGGCTATCCACCCCAAACACGCCTTTCAGATCTGCAGTCAGACCGGAAATGATAGGCTTTTCATTCACCAGGCCGGAAGGAACATTATGTTCCTGCAGGAAACCTACAGAATGAGAAGCGCCATGATCCGCTGTCAGGAATACCAGGTAATTTCCCTTACCCACTTTCTGATCCAGGAAACTAAAGAATGTTGCCAGATCCTTGTCCAGGCGCAGGTAAGTATCTTCTACCTCGATAGAGTTAGGACCAAACTGATGCCCCACATAGTCAGTAGAAGCACAGTTGATAGTCAGGAAGTCGGTCACCGGACCACTCCCCATGTTATATCCGTTCACAGCAGCTTTTGCAAAATCCAGGGTGAGGGTATTACCACCTGGGGTAGCGCGCAGGCTACCTTTGCTTAATTTATAAATAGCAGGCAGATCATGTGGGAACTTAGGAGCGGTTTCACCCTTGTAAGTGTTCTCCCAGCTTACGTCGTCTGCTGTACTTTGTACATATGTATTGATAGGGTAGAGGGTCTCCCATGGTTTGGACATCAGTGCAGCCGGTTCATTCTTCGCATTGAACTGTTTTACCCATTCAGGCAGTTCATTCATGTAATAGCTGCTGGTCACAAAAGAAGCATTGCTGTCATCCAGCCAGAAAGCACCGTTTGCAACATGCCCTGCAGGCAGGATAGAAGCACGGTCTTTCAGGGATACCCCCACTACTTTAGAGCGGAAATTAGTTGCCAGTCGCAATTCATCGGTGATAGTAGACGCCATCAGGCTGCGTGGAGACATTTTACCGGCATCAGAAGTAGTGCCGACAGGAGTAACGGTAGAATCTTCTGTGCAATAGAATTCTCTCCCCAGGGCCTGGTCAGTCCAGCCATTGCCCGTAATGCCATGGACAGCAGGCACAGATCCGGTAAAAATCGTGCTGTGACCTACAGCCGTGTAGGAGGGGAGGTGGGTGATAAAAGCATTTTCACAAGTAAACCCTTCTCCCAGCAATCTTTTGAACCCACCGGTTCCATAGCGGTCAGCGTAACGGTACAGGTAGTCCCAGCGCATCTGGTCTACAACGATACCAACTACCAGCTTAGGGTGGGCGACTGCTGACAGTGTCTGCGCCTGTGCCATTACAGTATCTTTCTGGCCGAAGGTACAGGCAAGTACCAGTGCCAGCGTGGATAATGTTTTGTTCATATTGCTCATAATATTGATAATTTCCTGATTGTCATCCGCAAAGATGTAGATTAATTAG
This window of the Chitinophaga sancti genome carries:
- the pafA gene encoding alkaline phosphatase PafA, which encodes MNKTLSTLALVLACTFGQKDTVMAQAQTLSAVAHPKLVVGIVVDQMRWDYLYRYADRYGTGGFKRLLGEGFTCENAFITHLPSYTAVGHSTIFTGSVPAVHGITGNGWTDQALGREFYCTEDSTVTPVGTTSDAGKMSPRSLMASTITDELRLATNFRSKVVGVSLKDRASILPAGHVANGAFWLDDSNASFVTSSYYMNELPEWVKQFNAKNEPAALMSKPWETLYPINTYVQSTADDVSWENTYKGETAPKFPHDLPAIYKLSKGSLRATPGGNTLTLDFAKAAVNGYNMGSGPVTDFLTINCASTDYVGHQFGPNSIEVEDTYLRLDKDLATFFSFLDQKVGKGNYLVFLTADHGASHSVGFLQEHNVPSGLVNEKPIISGLTADLKGVFGVDSLIRGTNNYHVDFDMKKIKAAKLDYDAVKRETVYYLQTVPGIQFAADLENIGNSALPEPIRQMAINGYYPKRDGAVIMIPDLGWYEAGNMKGTTHGTWSPYDTHIPMVFMGWHVKHGYTNEKTSMTDIAATVAAMLKIQMPSGCVGRAVMEVYK